A portion of the Anoxybacillus gonensis genome contains these proteins:
- a CDS encoding sensor domain-containing diguanylate cyclase, with product MNVQERDQYAMFKQKFFDWFLTEEDFTDLPRIIQALITLLQKEFHLLDVTFYVLNPFKHAFEPEVTTNHIIEQQREKYMIPFDEQLKQQFDDVVVIDDESEIKTVQFGIHFSEDSLGLVRFQLHVRDMIPRSLIKQMRQDFLKVFARIRKVSEVLSEEKRYEQLHRAATKIHASMNIGDVLEEIVKTLKEVYPAFTFHLFLSYDSTTDRDLPIKLLTFENEDEHMGAMQAYVTGQIQLHDSLVYKKSVIYAPIKGAQGIYGVIEMIAPTIMELPEREMRFISLLANTAGSALENAKLYEQSKRLIADLQLINETIHHLNTNLRFQDALQFMIEKIKTSFDAEEVGFIILQEKERKVLPGSTAFFQSREAKAYVDFVFHRIQHPRDNLFLGDVKIHSDHAKRFRSLMAVPMMRGMMKGVAIVLHQEAYHFSFDMFKLLQSLIHHSTLAFTNAALREELERMVITDRLTNLYARHYLDERIQRSMEEDGLGTFILIDIDNFKKINDTYGHQVGDEIIIQVANIIKANIRQNDIGARWGGEELAIYLPKVSINAGLSIANRLVQKVRELTNPPVTISCGVSYWKKNRADSVKELFNRADEALYTAKRTGKNRVVVQEY from the coding sequence ATGAACGTTCAAGAACGCGATCAATACGCCATGTTTAAGCAAAAGTTTTTCGATTGGTTTTTAACAGAAGAAGATTTTACAGATTTACCTCGCATCATCCAAGCGCTGATCACTTTATTGCAAAAAGAGTTTCACTTGTTAGATGTCACGTTTTATGTGCTTAACCCGTTTAAACACGCTTTTGAACCTGAAGTGACGACAAATCACATCATTGAACAACAGCGAGAAAAATATATGATTCCGTTTGATGAGCAGCTAAAACAACAGTTTGATGATGTTGTTGTCATCGATGATGAAAGCGAAATCAAAACCGTTCAGTTTGGTATACATTTTTCAGAAGATTCACTCGGACTCGTTCGTTTTCAGCTTCATGTGCGAGATATGATACCGAGATCGTTAATTAAACAAATGAGACAAGACTTTTTAAAAGTGTTTGCTCGCATTCGCAAAGTGTCTGAAGTATTAAGTGAGGAAAAAAGATACGAACAATTGCATCGAGCGGCAACAAAAATTCATGCGTCTATGAATATCGGGGATGTACTTGAGGAAATTGTAAAAACATTAAAAGAAGTATATCCGGCATTTACGTTTCATTTGTTTTTATCTTATGACAGCACAACAGACCGAGATTTGCCGATTAAACTACTTACATTTGAAAATGAAGATGAGCACATGGGGGCGATGCAAGCGTATGTCACTGGACAAATCCAGCTTCATGATTCGCTTGTTTATAAAAAGTCTGTGATTTATGCTCCGATTAAAGGAGCTCAAGGGATTTACGGGGTGATCGAAATGATTGCTCCGACAATTATGGAGCTGCCAGAACGGGAAATGCGCTTTATTTCCTTATTGGCAAATACGGCTGGTAGCGCATTAGAAAATGCAAAATTATACGAACAATCGAAACGATTAATTGCTGATTTACAACTTATTAACGAGACGATTCACCACTTAAATACGAACTTACGCTTCCAAGACGCCCTGCAGTTTATGATTGAAAAAATTAAAACGTCATTCGATGCGGAAGAAGTCGGTTTTATTATTTTACAAGAAAAAGAGCGTAAAGTACTTCCTGGAAGTACGGCATTTTTCCAATCACGCGAAGCAAAGGCATATGTAGATTTCGTTTTCCATCGCATTCAACATCCACGGGATAATTTATTTTTAGGTGATGTGAAAATTCATAGTGATCATGCAAAACGTTTTCGTTCGCTTATGGCCGTACCGATGATGCGCGGAATGATGAAAGGTGTAGCGATCGTGTTACATCAAGAGGCGTACCACTTTTCGTTTGATATGTTTAAATTGTTACAATCACTTATTCATCATTCCACGTTGGCGTTTACAAACGCAGCATTGCGTGAAGAACTTGAACGAATGGTCATTACAGATCGGCTAACAAATTTATATGCACGTCATTATTTAGATGAACGTATCCAACGTTCGATGGAAGAGGATGGATTAGGTACATTTATTTTAATAGATATTGATAATTTCAAAAAAATAAACGATACGTACGGACATCAAGTAGGCGATGAAATTATTATTCAAGTAGCAAATATTATTAAAGCGAACATTCGCCAAAATGATATTGGAGCTCGATGGGGAGGAGAAGAACTCGCCATTTATTTACCAAAAGTGTCTATTAATGCAGGTTTATCGATTGCGAACCGCTTAGTACAAAAAGTTCGTGAGCTAACAAACCCACCGGTGACGATTTCTTGTGGGGTATCGTACTGGAAGAAAAATCGCGCGGACTCTGTGAAAGAGTTATTTAATCGCGCTGATGAAGCATTGTATACGGCGAAACGGACAGGGAAAAATCGCGTCGTTGTTCAAGAATATTAA
- the rpsD gene encoding 30S ribosomal protein S4, which translates to MARYTGPTWKISRRLGISLSGTGKELQKRPYPPGQHGPGQRKKLSEYGMQLQEKQKLRHMYGVNERQFRKTFEEAGKMAGKHGENFMILLESRLDNLVYRLGFARTRRQARQLVNHGHILVDGSRVDIPSYRVKPGQTISVREKSRNLQIIKEALEVNNFVPDYLTLDADKLEGTYTRLPERSELPAEINEALIVEFYSR; encoded by the coding sequence ATGGCTCGTTATACAGGTCCAACTTGGAAAATTTCTCGCCGCCTTGGCATTTCATTGAGCGGTACAGGTAAAGAATTACAAAAACGTCCTTACCCACCAGGTCAACATGGTCCAGGACAACGCAAAAAATTATCTGAATATGGTATGCAGCTTCAAGAGAAGCAAAAACTTCGCCATATGTACGGTGTAAACGAACGTCAATTCCGTAAAACGTTCGAAGAAGCTGGTAAAATGGCTGGTAAACATGGTGAAAACTTCATGATCTTACTTGAGTCTCGTTTAGACAACCTTGTTTACCGTTTAGGTTTCGCGCGCACTCGCCGTCAAGCTCGCCAATTAGTTAACCACGGTCATATTTTAGTTGATGGCAGCCGCGTTGACATCCCATCTTATCGTGTAAAACCAGGTCAAACAATTTCTGTTCGCGAAAAATCTCGCAACCTTCAAATTATTAAAGAAGCGCTTGAAGTGAACAACTTTGTACCTGATTACTTAACGCTTGATGCAGACAAATTAGAAGGTACTTACACTCGTTTACCTGAACGCTCTGAATTGCCTGCAGAAATTAACGAAGCATTAATCGTTGAGTTCTACTCACGTTAA
- the tyrS gene encoding tyrosine--tRNA ligase gives MDLLQDLQFRGLINQMTDEDGLKALLAEESVKVYCGFDPTADSLHIGHLLPILMLRRFQQAGHQPIALVGGATGLIGDPSGKKAERKLNEKETVAYYSERIKQQLSRFLDFDKDDNPAIIANNYEWIGSLDVITFLRDVGKNFGINYMLAKESVQSRLETGISFTEFSYMILQAYDFLKLYEMYGCKLQVGGSDQWGNITAGLELIRKTEEDAKVFGLTVPLVTKADGTKFGKTEGGAVWLDADKTSPYEFYQFWINTDDRDVVKYLKYFTFLSHEEIMELEKQTAEAPEKRAAQKALAAEMTRLVHGEEALQQAINISEALFSGEVAKLTANEIEQGFKDVPSYVCHEKEVALVDLLVASGICPSKRQAREDVANGAIYVNGERMQDVNKIMTEENRIEGRFTIIRRGKKKYYLIRYA, from the coding sequence ATGGATTTGCTTCAAGATTTACAATTTCGCGGTTTAATTAATCAAATGACAGATGAAGATGGACTGAAAGCGCTGTTAGCAGAGGAAAGCGTCAAAGTATATTGTGGTTTTGACCCAACGGCAGATAGTTTGCATATCGGTCATTTGCTTCCGATTTTAATGTTGCGTCGTTTTCAACAAGCTGGTCACCAACCGATTGCGCTCGTTGGTGGAGCAACGGGACTGATTGGAGATCCGAGTGGAAAAAAAGCAGAGCGAAAATTAAATGAAAAAGAGACGGTCGCTTATTACAGTGAGCGAATTAAACAACAGTTAAGCCGCTTTTTAGATTTTGACAAAGATGACAATCCAGCGATTATCGCAAATAACTACGAGTGGATCGGTTCGCTTGATGTCATTACATTTTTGCGTGATGTCGGGAAAAACTTTGGAATTAACTACATGCTTGCGAAAGAATCTGTACAGTCGCGATTGGAAACAGGAATTTCGTTTACAGAGTTTAGTTATATGATTTTGCAGGCATACGACTTTTTGAAGCTGTATGAAATGTATGGATGCAAGTTGCAAGTTGGCGGAAGTGACCAATGGGGGAACATTACGGCGGGGCTCGAGCTCATTAGAAAAACAGAAGAAGATGCAAAAGTGTTTGGATTAACAGTTCCGCTCGTAACAAAAGCAGACGGAACAAAGTTTGGGAAAACAGAAGGTGGAGCGGTATGGCTTGATGCTGACAAAACGTCTCCATATGAGTTTTATCAATTTTGGATTAATACAGATGATCGTGATGTTGTAAAATATTTGAAGTACTTTACGTTTTTATCGCACGAAGAAATTATGGAATTAGAAAAACAAACAGCTGAAGCACCGGAAAAACGGGCAGCACAAAAAGCATTAGCTGCGGAGATGACGCGTCTCGTTCATGGGGAGGAAGCGTTGCAACAGGCAATCAACATTTCTGAGGCGCTCTTTAGCGGAGAAGTAGCAAAATTAACAGCAAATGAGATTGAACAAGGTTTTAAAGATGTACCATCGTATGTATGTCATGAAAAGGAAGTGGCGCTTGTTGATTTGCTCGTAGCGAGTGGCATTTGTCCATCGAAACGTCAAGCTCGCGAGGACGTAGCGAATGGAGCGATTTACGTAAACGGCGAGCGCATGCAAGACGTAAATAAAATAATGACAGAAGAAAATCGCATTGAAGGACGCTTTACGATTATTCGCCGCGGCAAGAAAAAATATTATTTAATTCGTTATGCATAA
- a CDS encoding transglycosylase domain-containing protein: protein MSEKQVRFSWQKLWHHFTITYEVIWNVCLIILIACLCAFSFAFGVGAGYFASLVKDAKPIPYKEMKKDIYNYEETTHIYFANREYLGYFRSDLERDEVKLSQVSPHFIQAVIATEDEHFYEHKGVVPKAIIRAIFQEATNSSTRSGGSTLTQQLVKNQILTSEVSFERKAKEVLLALRLEKFFSKDEILEAYINVVPFGRNASGRNIAGVQAAAKGVFGVDAKELTLPQAAFLAGLPQSPFRYTPFTSEGELKSDLSPALNRMKTVLTRMKKAGYISEEQYKDALSYDITKDFVSSLPSPVEKYPWLTFEIERRAKEIFIDLLAKKDGYERQDVRSNDQLYKEYAEKAEKQLRQNGYTIYTTIDKDIYERMKAIVEKYPYFGSDTVVRKRDEKTGQMISVRQPVEVGAILIENKTGRIISFVGGRDYNREQLNHATQAYRSNGSTMKPLLVYAPAMEMGIIQPGSVIPDIDLEIPTQQGPYRPKNADGKTHGLTSVRHALKKSYNIPAIRTYARIIDQRPISYLEKMGFTSLTTGDGHHLSLALGGLTKGVTIEENVNAYATFANDGKFIDAYLIEKIVDKNGKVVYEHETKPVEVFSPQTAYLTIDMMRDVIRSGTAAFLNGKLKFSADWAGKTGTSQNTKDAWFVATNPNVTFGTWIGYDTPKPLEKSYKGLSYSQRNLLLWAQLMNGAYDIRPELIAPKERFQMPGGIVQRSYCAISGLLPSETCKRFGLIESDLFNTAFVPKKEDPYLISGAFVELNGERYASLPTTPKEFTKEGVMIDASLLEAWGIQHIKDMSKLLPQNDKWKHVFVAKTLQENGKKPDPLAAQQKGTTLVWNEHHEQDVIGYRVYYASSETATFQVIATIRKGEQKSIPLKQGIYYVTAVDIAGLESNPSNIVRMLPATPPEQSTDEQPIEIPTEEQSSTN, encoded by the coding sequence ATGTCAGAAAAACAAGTCCGATTTTCATGGCAAAAACTATGGCATCATTTTACGATTACGTACGAAGTGATTTGGAATGTATGTTTAATTATATTGATCGCCTGTTTATGCGCATTCAGTTTTGCCTTCGGTGTCGGTGCGGGATATTTTGCCTCACTTGTGAAAGATGCCAAGCCAATTCCTTACAAAGAAATGAAAAAAGATATTTATAACTATGAAGAAACAACGCATATTTATTTTGCTAATCGTGAATATCTTGGCTATTTCCGTTCGGATTTAGAACGCGATGAAGTCAAACTTTCACAAGTTTCCCCTCATTTCATTCAAGCGGTCATCGCTACAGAAGATGAACATTTTTATGAACATAAAGGGGTTGTACCAAAAGCTATTATACGTGCCATTTTCCAAGAAGCAACAAACTCCTCGACACGTAGCGGAGGAAGTACATTAACTCAACAGCTTGTAAAAAATCAAATTTTAACGAGCGAAGTGTCGTTTGAGAGAAAAGCAAAAGAAGTGTTGCTCGCTTTACGACTTGAAAAGTTTTTCTCAAAAGATGAAATATTGGAAGCCTACATTAACGTTGTGCCGTTCGGGAGGAACGCATCTGGGCGAAATATTGCCGGCGTGCAAGCTGCCGCAAAAGGCGTTTTCGGCGTCGATGCAAAAGAATTAACGCTGCCGCAAGCTGCTTTTTTAGCAGGATTGCCACAAAGTCCATTTCGCTATACACCGTTTACAAGCGAAGGGGAACTAAAAAGCGATCTATCTCCTGCGCTAAATCGAATGAAAACTGTATTAACGCGCATGAAAAAAGCTGGATACATTTCAGAAGAGCAATATAAGGACGCGTTATCATACGACATTACAAAAGACTTTGTTTCTTCCTTGCCATCTCCAGTGGAAAAATATCCATGGCTGACGTTTGAAATCGAACGTCGCGCTAAAGAGATTTTCATCGATTTATTAGCGAAAAAAGATGGATACGAACGGCAAGATGTACGTTCCAACGACCAGTTATATAAAGAATATGCCGAAAAAGCCGAAAAACAATTACGCCAAAACGGCTACACGATTTACACAACGATTGATAAAGACATATATGAGCGGATGAAAGCGATTGTCGAAAAATATCCGTACTTTGGAAGCGATACAGTTGTTCGGAAAAGAGATGAAAAAACAGGACAAATGATTTCTGTTCGTCAACCGGTAGAAGTCGGAGCGATTTTAATCGAAAACAAAACAGGGCGTATTATTAGCTTTGTCGGTGGACGAGATTATAACAGAGAACAACTGAATCACGCCACCCAAGCGTATCGTTCGAACGGTTCAACGATGAAGCCGCTTCTCGTCTATGCACCAGCAATGGAAATGGGCATTATTCAACCGGGATCTGTCATTCCAGATATTGATTTAGAAATTCCTACACAACAAGGCCCATATCGCCCAAAAAATGCAGATGGTAAAACACACGGCTTAACATCGGTTCGTCATGCGCTAAAAAAATCGTATAACATTCCTGCGATTCGGACATATGCGCGCATCATCGACCAACGCCCCATTTCATATTTAGAAAAAATGGGCTTCACAAGCTTAACAACGGGAGATGGACATCATTTATCCCTTGCCCTTGGGGGATTAACAAAAGGAGTAACGATCGAAGAAAATGTAAACGCATATGCAACGTTTGCAAATGATGGAAAGTTCATTGACGCGTATTTAATCGAAAAAATTGTCGATAAAAACGGAAAAGTTGTATATGAACACGAGACAAAACCAGTTGAGGTGTTTTCGCCTCAAACAGCGTATTTAACAATCGATATGATGCGCGATGTGATTCGCTCTGGCACAGCAGCCTTTTTAAATGGCAAGTTAAAATTTTCAGCAGATTGGGCTGGAAAAACAGGAACGAGCCAAAATACAAAGGACGCTTGGTTTGTTGCGACAAATCCAAATGTAACGTTCGGTACTTGGATAGGATACGATACACCAAAACCGCTTGAAAAAAGCTATAAAGGGTTATCATATTCACAAAGAAACTTATTGCTATGGGCACAGCTGATGAATGGGGCGTACGATATTCGCCCAGAATTGATTGCGCCGAAAGAACGATTCCAAATGCCTGGAGGAATTGTCCAACGCTCATATTGCGCAATTTCTGGATTACTTCCATCAGAAACGTGTAAACGATTCGGACTGATCGAAAGCGATTTATTCAATACAGCGTTTGTACCGAAAAAAGAAGACCCGTATTTAATTAGCGGAGCTTTCGTTGAGTTGAACGGAGAACGATACGCCTCTTTACCGACAACACCGAAAGAATTTACAAAAGAAGGTGTGATGATTGATGCTTCGTTACTTGAAGCGTGGGGAATTCAACATATAAAAGATATGAGCAAATTACTCCCGCAAAACGATAAATGGAAACATGTATTTGTCGCAAAAACGCTTCAAGAAAACGGGAAAAAACCTGACCCACTAGCTGCACAACAAAAAGGAACGACGCTCGTTTGGAACGAACATCATGAACAAGACGTCATCGGTTATCGGGTATACTACGCTTCATCCGAAACAGCAACGTTTCAAGTTATCGCAACAATTCGTAAAGGCGAACAAAAAAGCATACCGTTAAAACAAGGAATATATTACGTGACGGCTGTCGATATTGCTGGATTGGAATCGAATCCGTCCAATATCGTTCGTATGTTACCTGCGACACCACCCGAGCAATCAACCGATGAACAACCGATAGAAATACCAACAGAAGAACAGTCATCAACAAACTAA
- the acsA gene encoding acetate--CoA ligase: MKVETLPVIQGDFNLKNYEETYKTFDWSEAEKYFSWYETGKVNMAYEAIDRHAETFRKNKVALYYRDATREEKYTFKEMKEFSNKVANVLKEVADVEKGDRVFIFMPRSPELYFSVLGAIKLGAIVGPLFEAFMEGAVRDRLEDSEAKVIITTPELLPRVPVNELPALKYVFLVGDDIKEEGPFFDLKKRMNAASKHFQIEWVGREDGLILHYTSGSTGKPKGVLHVHNAMIQHCQTAKWVLDLKEDDVYWCTADPGWVTGTSYGIFGPWLCGASNVIVGGRFNPEAWYKTIEDYGVTVWYSAPTAFRMLMGAGDELVKKFDLRSLRHILSVGEPLNPEVVRWGMKVFNRRIHDTWWMTETGAQLICNYPCMEIKPGSMGKPIPGVKAAIVDDQGNELPPYRMGNLAIKKGWPSMMRAIWNNPQKYESYFLPGDWYVSGDSAYMDEDGYFWFQGRIDDVIMTAGERVGPFEVESKLVEHPAVAEAGVIGKPDPVRGEIIKAFVALREGYEPSEELKEDIRNFVKKGLAAHAAPREIEFRDKLPKTRSGKIMRRVLKAWELNLPTGDLSTMED, from the coding sequence ATTAAAGTGGAAACGCTACCAGTCATTCAAGGGGATTTCAATTTAAAAAATTATGAAGAAACGTATAAAACGTTTGACTGGTCTGAAGCAGAAAAATATTTTTCGTGGTATGAAACAGGAAAAGTAAACATGGCGTATGAAGCGATTGATCGTCATGCAGAAACGTTCCGAAAAAACAAAGTGGCTCTTTATTATCGTGACGCGACAAGAGAAGAAAAATACACATTTAAAGAAATGAAGGAGTTTTCAAACAAAGTAGCCAACGTGTTAAAAGAAGTGGCCGATGTAGAAAAAGGCGATCGCGTCTTCATTTTTATGCCTCGCTCGCCTGAACTGTACTTCTCTGTGCTTGGAGCAATTAAACTTGGCGCAATTGTTGGACCTCTTTTCGAGGCGTTCATGGAAGGAGCAGTACGTGACCGTTTAGAAGATAGCGAAGCAAAAGTGATTATTACGACGCCGGAGCTTTTACCACGTGTACCTGTAAATGAATTACCAGCATTAAAATACGTATTTTTAGTTGGAGATGACATTAAAGAAGAAGGGCCATTTTTTGATTTGAAAAAGCGGATGAACGCAGCAAGCAAACATTTTCAGATTGAATGGGTCGGACGCGAGGACGGACTTATTTTACATTATACATCTGGTTCAACAGGAAAACCAAAAGGTGTACTGCATGTGCATAACGCGATGATTCAACATTGTCAAACAGCAAAATGGGTATTAGATTTAAAAGAAGATGACGTATATTGGTGCACGGCTGATCCAGGTTGGGTGACAGGAACTTCGTACGGCATTTTCGGTCCATGGCTTTGTGGGGCATCAAATGTCATTGTAGGTGGGCGCTTTAACCCTGAAGCATGGTATAAAACGATTGAAGACTACGGTGTTACGGTATGGTATAGTGCACCGACGGCGTTTCGTATGTTAATGGGTGCTGGGGACGAGCTTGTGAAAAAGTTTGATTTGCGCTCGCTTCGCCATATTTTAAGCGTAGGGGAACCGCTCAATCCAGAAGTCGTCCGTTGGGGAATGAAAGTGTTCAATCGCCGTATTCACGATACGTGGTGGATGACAGAAACAGGGGCACAACTCATTTGTAACTATCCGTGTATGGAAATTAAGCCGGGATCGATGGGGAAACCAATTCCAGGAGTAAAGGCAGCGATTGTTGACGATCAAGGAAATGAATTACCGCCATATCGCATGGGCAATTTAGCAATTAAAAAAGGTTGGCCTTCGATGATGCGCGCGATTTGGAACAATCCACAAAAATACGAGTCGTACTTCTTACCTGGTGATTGGTATGTATCGGGCGATTCGGCATATATGGATGAAGACGGATATTTCTGGTTCCAAGGACGAATTGATGATGTCATTATGACAGCGGGAGAGCGTGTTGGTCCGTTTGAAGTGGAAAGCAAACTCGTTGAACATCCTGCTGTTGCAGAAGCAGGTGTTATCGGAAAGCCAGATCCGGTGCGCGGTGAAATTATTAAAGCGTTTGTTGCTTTACGAGAAGGGTACGAGCCATCAGAAGAATTAAAAGAAGATATTCGTAACTTTGTGAAAAAAGGTTTAGCTGCGCATGCGGCGCCACGTGAGATCGAGTTCCGTGATAAGCTGCCAAAAACGCGAAGTGGAAAAATTATGCGTCGCGTCTTGAAAGCTTGGGAACTAAACTTACCGACAGGTGATTTATCAACAATGGAAGACTAA